In Acidobacteriota bacterium, one DNA window encodes the following:
- the bamA gene encoding outer membrane protein assembly factor BamA: MPCLRFSGAAAGSVVRSIRALAGAGLFGALLLAGPARAQAPPPAAAPAPAPTPAPDQGFGPKTESPLSGAMGAAPSVRLAPEGEKGAARTLPRLVQIVVKGGKTTASETVGFYLGLKPGDPYDDDLVKRNFSKLWDSGLFEDVTLEKDETPQGVVLTATVVERPTIADLEFRGNKKLTTSQLKDKLKEGKAEIRIGAPVSLRDVAKAKGVLLDGYKAEGFRSAVVEAQLEIVSPAQRRVVFNVDEGDKMKVESINFSGNTVFGAQTLRNAMKKTATAHWWRFFDSKSTFNQASYDEDVESLRKAYQDAGYKDVVVKDAVIDTFVVNPKEKRPDKIKRRARLTIPIVEGERWFFGKLNVDGSTVYKPEVLEKFFGYRTGKPLSRAVLADGMKSIEAIYRSRGYIYVFMNPEFAEKPNRTVDVTVKIAEGDQYRLGRVEFQGNKTTRDKVLRRELQLYEGDIMDMETFKKSIQKVTQLGYFKVEEDPDFKVNNDKKTVDITIKGTDTNRNEVQFGAGYSQLDGLFGQFQFNTRNFLGRGDTLGLQFQRGNRSNFFDVSFSEPWFLDQRMSVGGAIFNRTLDYADVAGGTNQSSKGLNLSLGVGLGVWDVVSFFYGFTDTKSRYQVYPPPAPPGGGYTPPAFADYTGTTSSITPGYRFDSRNDPFDPTRGTRYGASVTIAGGALGGDFSYVKSALSFTTYLPATKKSNFAVNGELGMLFPYDSQAQREAGHSEIPIFERYRIGGDRSVRSFKYGAIFPLDEQNRAFFDQNGALLGGNRFVVFNLEYVYQLAQPLKLVVFFDAGNTWIEGQTVDLLKMRTAVGLEMRIFLPIFQAPLRFIYGINLHPKLILDQTGKPLANGEESKTDFQFSIGTTF, translated from the coding sequence ATGCCCTGTCTCCGCTTCTCCGGCGCCGCCGCCGGGAGTGTCGTGCGCTCGATCCGCGCTCTCGCAGGGGCAGGCCTTTTCGGCGCGCTCCTCCTGGCCGGACCCGCGCGGGCGCAGGCCCCGCCGCCGGCCGCCGCGCCGGCTCCCGCACCGACTCCCGCTCCCGACCAGGGTTTCGGCCCGAAGACCGAGTCGCCGCTCTCGGGCGCCATGGGCGCCGCTCCCTCGGTCCGGCTCGCGCCGGAGGGGGAAAAGGGGGCCGCCCGGACGCTTCCCCGGCTCGTCCAGATCGTCGTCAAGGGCGGGAAGACCACCGCGTCCGAGACCGTCGGGTTCTACCTCGGCCTCAAGCCCGGCGACCCGTACGACGACGATCTCGTCAAACGCAACTTCTCGAAGCTCTGGGACTCCGGCCTCTTCGAGGACGTCACGCTCGAGAAGGACGAGACGCCGCAGGGCGTCGTCCTCACGGCGACGGTCGTCGAGCGGCCGACCATCGCGGACCTCGAGTTTCGGGGAAACAAGAAGCTCACGACCTCGCAGCTGAAGGACAAGCTCAAGGAGGGCAAGGCCGAGATCCGGATCGGCGCCCCCGTCTCCCTGCGGGACGTGGCCAAGGCCAAGGGCGTCCTCCTCGACGGCTACAAGGCCGAGGGCTTCCGGTCGGCCGTCGTCGAGGCGCAGCTCGAGATCGTCTCGCCCGCGCAGCGGCGCGTCGTCTTCAACGTGGACGAAGGCGACAAGATGAAGGTCGAGTCCATCAACTTCTCGGGGAACACCGTCTTCGGCGCCCAGACGCTGCGCAACGCGATGAAGAAGACGGCGACCGCCCACTGGTGGCGGTTCTTCGACAGCAAGTCCACGTTCAACCAGGCGAGCTACGACGAGGACGTCGAGAGCCTTCGCAAGGCCTACCAGGACGCGGGCTACAAGGACGTCGTCGTCAAGGACGCGGTCATCGACACCTTCGTCGTGAACCCGAAAGAGAAGCGCCCGGACAAGATCAAGCGCCGCGCGCGACTCACGATCCCGATCGTCGAGGGAGAGCGCTGGTTCTTCGGCAAGCTCAACGTCGACGGGTCGACCGTCTACAAGCCGGAGGTCCTCGAGAAGTTCTTCGGGTACCGCACCGGCAAGCCGCTGAGCCGTGCCGTCCTCGCGGACGGGATGAAGTCGATCGAGGCGATCTACCGCAGCCGCGGCTACATCTACGTGTTCATGAACCCGGAGTTCGCGGAGAAGCCGAACCGCACCGTCGACGTCACCGTGAAGATCGCCGAGGGCGACCAGTACCGGCTCGGCCGGGTGGAGTTCCAGGGGAACAAGACGACGCGCGACAAGGTCCTGCGCCGGGAGCTGCAGCTCTACGAAGGCGACATCATGGACATGGAGACCTTCAAGAAGAGCATCCAGAAGGTCACGCAGCTGGGCTACTTCAAGGTCGAGGAAGACCCCGACTTCAAGGTCAACAACGACAAGAAGACGGTCGACATCACGATCAAGGGCACGGACACGAACCGCAACGAGGTCCAGTTCGGCGCGGGCTACTCGCAGCTGGACGGCCTCTTCGGGCAGTTCCAGTTCAACACGCGCAACTTCCTCGGCCGTGGCGACACGCTCGGCCTGCAGTTCCAGCGCGGCAACCGGTCGAACTTCTTCGACGTCTCGTTCTCCGAGCCGTGGTTTCTCGACCAGCGCATGTCCGTCGGCGGGGCGATCTTCAACCGCACGCTCGACTACGCCGACGTCGCCGGCGGCACCAACCAGAGCTCGAAGGGCCTGAACCTCTCGCTCGGGGTCGGACTGGGCGTGTGGGACGTGGTCTCTTTCTTCTACGGGTTCACGGACACGAAGAGCCGCTACCAGGTCTACCCGCCCCCGGCGCCTCCGGGCGGGGGGTACACCCCGCCTGCGTTCGCGGACTACACCGGCACGACGTCCTCGATCACTCCGGGCTACCGCTTCGACAGCCGCAACGACCCCTTCGACCCGACGCGCGGCACGCGCTACGGCGCCTCGGTGACGATCGCCGGCGGCGCGCTGGGGGGCGACTTCTCCTACGTGAAGAGCGCCCTCAGCTTCACCACCTACCTCCCGGCCACGAAGAAGTCGAACTTCGCCGTGAACGGGGAGCTCGGGATGCTGTTCCCGTACGACAGTCAGGCGCAGCGCGAGGCCGGGCACAGCGAGATCCCGATCTTCGAGCGCTACCGGATCGGCGGCGACCGGTCCGTGCGCTCTTTCAAGTACGGGGCGATCTTCCCGCTCGACGAACAGAACCGGGCGTTCTTCGACCAGAACGGCGCCCTTCTCGGCGGGAACCGGTTCGTCGTCTTCAATCTCGAGTACGTCTACCAGCTCGCCCAGCCGCTGAAGCTCGTGGTGTTCTTCGACGCGGGAAACACCTGGATCGAGGGCCAGACGGTGGACCTCCTCAAGATGAGGACTGCGGTCGGCCTCGAGATGCGGATCTTCCTGCCGATCTTCCAGGCCCCCCTGCGCTTCATCTACGGCATCAACCTCCATCCGAAGCTCATCCTCGACCAGACCGGGAAGCCGCTGGCCAACGGCGAGGAGAGCAAGACGGACTTCCAGTTCTCCATCGGAACCACGTTCTGA
- a CDS encoding type II toxin-antitoxin system VapC family toxin: protein MIFVDSNIPMYLVGAPHPRKADAQRIVEGFISEKRRLVTDVEVLQEILHRYAAIDRREMIQPAFDALLGVVDEVFPIKAVTVERAKAIVLARRKLSARDALHLAVMEEQGVSEILTFDAGFDGYPGVTRLH, encoded by the coding sequence GTGATCTTCGTCGATTCCAACATTCCGATGTACCTCGTCGGCGCGCCGCATCCACGCAAGGCGGACGCGCAACGCATCGTCGAAGGATTCATCTCCGAGAAAAGGCGTCTCGTGACGGACGTCGAGGTCCTCCAGGAGATCCTCCACCGTTATGCGGCGATCGACCGCCGGGAAATGATCCAACCGGCGTTCGACGCCCTTCTCGGCGTCGTCGACGAAGTGTTCCCGATCAAGGCCGTGACAGTCGAACGAGCGAAGGCGATCGTTCTCGCGCGCCGAAAGCTCTCGGCCCGTGACGCCCTGCACCTCGCGGTCATGGAGGAACAGGGCGTGAGCGAGATCTTGACCTTCGACGCGGGATTCGACGGTTATCCCGGCGTGACGCGTCTGCACTAA
- a CDS encoding OmpH family outer membrane protein, which yields MKRIVTFAAGALALAVAAAPAFAQTAAAPAPAAGNSKIGVIEVQRIVQESAIGKESLARVQKVQQAKQEELTRRQKELRDLETKIQDQGKALSEDAMEKLQKEYQAKAVELKRFQDDAQKELEETQRKELGDLEKRIMPVITEVAREQGYQLVFNKFNSGLLFADDKSVDLTEAVITKFNSQIAAPKAAAPKPAAAAPAPAAAKPAAAAPKK from the coding sequence ATGAAGCGCATCGTCACGTTCGCGGCCGGCGCCCTCGCCCTCGCCGTCGCCGCCGCTCCGGCTTTCGCCCAGACGGCCGCGGCCCCCGCTCCGGCCGCCGGGAACTCGAAGATCGGCGTCATCGAAGTCCAGCGGATCGTTCAGGAGTCGGCCATCGGCAAGGAGAGCCTTGCCCGCGTCCAGAAGGTTCAGCAGGCGAAGCAGGAAGAGCTCACGAGGCGCCAGAAGGAGCTTCGCGACCTCGAGACGAAGATCCAGGACCAGGGCAAAGCCCTGTCCGAGGACGCGATGGAGAAGCTCCAGAAGGAATACCAGGCCAAGGCGGTAGAGCTCAAGCGCTTCCAGGACGACGCGCAGAAGGAGCTGGAGGAAACCCAGCGCAAGGAGCTCGGCGACCTCGAGAAGCGGATCATGCCCGTCATCACCGAGGTGGCGAGGGAGCAGGGCTATCAGCTCGTCTTCAACAAGTTCAACAGCGGGCTCCTCTTCGCCGACGACAAGTCCGTCGACCTGACGGAGGCCGTCATCACGAAGTTCAACTCGCAGATCGCCGCGCCGAAGGCGGCCGCTCCGAAGCCGGCCGCCGCCGCGCCCGCCCCGGCTGCCGCCAAGCCGGCCGCCGCCGCGCCCAAGAAGTAA
- the fabZ gene encoding 3-hydroxyacyl-ACP dehydratase FabZ: MAAFTVAEVAAACGGRVAGDGGASLTGVRALESADPESLSFVTDAKALKRAAASRAGAFLARSATDLPGRTVIEVADPQLARIAVLRLFHPRRTARPGIHPTAAVDPAASVDPSAEIGPYAVIGPESRVEAGAVVEAHAVVGARCRVGAGSWLHPPRRPLRPHRPRRARRDPRRRRARGGRLRLRDDRARAREDPAGRRRDRRGRRGDRREYLRRPRRPRDDDARGRHEGRQPRPDRPQRDRRPPRRHLRPGRHRGFGRARGRRRPRRPGRGRGAPHGGRGRPGAGPERNRRGRAAEAGAARFARVRVSRLPEILDRAPAAAGDRPSRAPARGEGRAAQGRRLVSEPVTRADILEILRLLPHRYPFLLVDRILEMSPGPVAVGSKVVGLKNVTVNEPFFQGHFPGNPVMPGVLIIECMAQVAGCLFFAKEPDPSAKLMFLSGVDKARFRRPIFPGDQIMVSGEIVNVKLGMVKFRAEARVDGALCTEAEIMSSLVNRPGAV; encoded by the coding sequence GTGGCTGCGTTCACCGTCGCCGAGGTGGCCGCCGCCTGCGGCGGGCGCGTCGCCGGCGACGGAGGCGCGTCGCTGACCGGGGTTCGCGCCCTCGAGAGCGCGGACCCCGAGTCTCTCTCGTTCGTGACCGACGCGAAGGCGCTCAAGCGCGCCGCCGCGTCGCGTGCCGGAGCGTTCCTGGCGCGCTCGGCCACGGATCTGCCTGGCCGGACCGTCATCGAGGTGGCCGACCCCCAGCTGGCGCGCATCGCCGTCTTGCGCCTCTTTCACCCGCGCCGGACCGCCCGGCCGGGGATCCACCCGACCGCGGCCGTGGATCCCGCTGCGTCCGTCGATCCCTCGGCCGAGATCGGGCCTTACGCCGTGATCGGTCCCGAGAGCCGGGTCGAAGCCGGCGCCGTCGTCGAGGCGCACGCCGTCGTCGGCGCCCGCTGCCGCGTCGGCGCCGGGTCTTGGCTCCACCCCCCACGTCGTCCTCTACGACCGCATCGCCCTCGGCGAGCGCGTCGAGATCCACGCCGGCGCCGTGCTCGGGGCGGACGGCTTCGGCTACGCGACGACCGCGCAAGGGCTCGTGAAGATCCCGCAGGTCGGCGTCGTGACCGTCGGGGACGACGTGGAGATCGGCGCGAATACCTGCGTCGACCGCGCCGCCCTCGAGACGACGACGCTCGGGGCCGGCACGAAGGTCGACAACCTCGTCCAGATCGGCCACAACGTGATCGTCGGCCGCCACGACGTCATCTGCGCCCAGGTCGGCATCGCGGGTTCGGCCGTGCTCGAGGACGGCGTCGTCCTCGGCGGCCAGGTCGGGGTCGCGGGGCACCTCACGGTGGGCGCGGGCGCCCAGGTGCAGGCCCAGAGCGGAATCGGCGCGGACGTGCCGCCGAAGCAGGCGCTGCACGGTTCGCCCGCGTTCGGGTATCGCGACTACCAGAGATCCTGGATCGAGCTCCGGCGGCTGCCGGAGACCGCCCGTCTCGTGCGCCGGCTCGCGGAGAAGGCCGGGCTGCTCAAGGGAGGAGACTCGTGAGCGAACCCGTTACGAGGGCCGACATCCTCGAGATCCTGCGGCTGCTGCCGCACCGCTACCCGTTTCTGCTCGTCGACCGGATTCTCGAGATGTCGCCGGGCCCCGTAGCGGTCGGCTCGAAGGTCGTCGGCCTGAAGAACGTCACGGTGAACGAGCCGTTCTTCCAGGGGCACTTCCCGGGGAACCCCGTGATGCCGGGCGTCCTGATCATCGAGTGCATGGCGCAGGTGGCCGGCTGCCTCTTCTTCGCGAAGGAGCCGGATCCGTCCGCCAAGCTCATGTTCCTGTCGGGAGTCGACAAGGCCCGCTTCCGGCGGCCCATCTTTCCCGGCGACCAGATCATGGTGTCGGGCGAGATCGTGAATGTGAAGCTCGGTATGGTGAAGTTCAGGGCCGAGGCCCGCGTGGACGGCGCGCTTTGCACGGAGGCCGAGATCATGTCGAGCCTCGTGAACCGTCCGGGAGCCGTGTGA
- a CDS encoding antitoxin, translating into MSKRLQVLLDEPEIREIQRAARAKRMTVAEWVRGALREARRREPLGDVSDKLAAIRRAVRHQGPTGDIGQMLAEIEKGYGSGE; encoded by the coding sequence ATGAGTAAGCGACTGCAAGTGCTTCTCGACGAGCCGGAAATCCGGGAAATCCAGCGTGCGGCGCGCGCGAAACGGATGACGGTCGCGGAATGGGTGCGTGGCGCTCTGCGCGAGGCGCGCCGGCGTGAGCCGCTTGGAGACGTGTCGGACAAGCTCGCAGCGATCCGACGCGCCGTTCGCCACCAGGGTCCGACCGGAGACATCGGACAGATGCTCGCCGAAATCGAGAAGGGCTACGGATCGGGCGAGTGA
- a CDS encoding ATP-dependent Clp protease ATP-binding subunit: MFEKYNEKARRALFFARYESSKLGSKVIESEHILLGILREGEDVIKEIFARFNVRPEDIRHEIEGDRVFVERVSSTQELPLSEESKKILAYASHEAESMMHPYVGTEHLLIGILRVDPCVAGRILMAHGFNLYGVREETIALIKEREASKQKKELPFLAEYSRDLTALAQTGSFDPLVGRDAEVERIVQILSRRTKNNPILLGEPGVGKTAIVEGLAQKIVEGGVPLFLAQRKILALDLSLIVAGTKYRGQFEERLKGILKELKENQDLIVFIDEIHSLIGAGSAEGSLDAANILKPALSRGEISCIGATTLKEYRKYIEKDRSLLRRFQAVTVAPPDEEETLQILEGVRERYEKFHRVRYTPDAIRTAVYQASRYIPDRFFPDKAIDILDEAGAKVKLRKTADTQNLRRLENEIKGIVKEMKKAISEKDFERAVFLREREIEIKEEIERTKTAAQDESAAVDVTRADIEEVISSWTGIPVTSLQMEEAEKLLHMDETLKKRVIGQDQSIGAISRAIRRSRLGVKNPNRPMGSFIFLGPSGVGKTEAARRLAEFLFDNQKALVRFDMSEYMEKHAVSKLIGSPPGYVGHEEGGQLTERIRRQPYSVILLDEIEKAHPDIANLLLQILEDGQLTDAYGNVVDFKNTLIIMTSNVGTKYLVTGSRMGFGEGKNAPEQREVEEMVLKELRREFSPEFINRIDEVIVFNPLGLEQLRAIGRLLLDDVADTLKHRGLTLVASQAAVDWLLKASGHDAHSGARPLRRTIQRHVEDAVSELLIASREPIECVEVTVEGDELKVQIRAPEPVGTGR, encoded by the coding sequence ATGTTCGAGAAATACAACGAGAAGGCGCGCCGGGCCCTGTTCTTCGCCCGGTATGAGTCCTCGAAACTGGGCTCGAAGGTCATCGAGTCCGAGCACATCCTCCTCGGGATCCTCCGGGAGGGTGAGGACGTCATCAAGGAGATCTTCGCGCGCTTCAACGTGAGGCCCGAGGACATCCGGCACGAGATCGAGGGCGACCGCGTCTTCGTCGAGCGCGTCTCCTCGACCCAGGAACTCCCGCTCTCGGAGGAGTCCAAGAAGATCCTCGCCTACGCCTCGCACGAGGCGGAGTCGATGATGCATCCCTACGTCGGCACGGAGCACCTCCTGATCGGCATCCTCCGCGTCGACCCCTGCGTCGCGGGCCGCATCCTGATGGCGCACGGCTTCAACCTCTACGGCGTCCGCGAGGAGACGATCGCGCTCATCAAGGAGCGCGAGGCCTCCAAGCAGAAGAAGGAGCTTCCGTTCCTCGCCGAGTACTCGCGCGACCTCACGGCGCTCGCGCAGACGGGCTCGTTCGACCCGCTCGTCGGGCGCGACGCGGAGGTCGAGCGGATCGTCCAGATCCTCTCGCGCCGCACGAAGAACAACCCGATCCTCCTCGGCGAGCCCGGCGTCGGCAAGACCGCCATCGTCGAGGGCCTCGCGCAGAAGATCGTCGAGGGCGGGGTGCCGCTGTTCCTCGCGCAGCGCAAGATCCTCGCGCTCGACCTCTCGCTGATCGTGGCGGGGACGAAGTACCGCGGCCAGTTCGAGGAGCGCCTCAAGGGAATCCTCAAGGAGCTCAAGGAGAACCAGGATCTCATCGTCTTCATCGACGAGATCCACTCCCTGATCGGCGCGGGCTCGGCCGAGGGCTCGCTCGACGCCGCGAACATCCTCAAACCGGCCCTCTCGCGCGGCGAGATCTCGTGCATCGGCGCGACGACGCTCAAGGAATACCGCAAGTACATCGAGAAGGACCGCTCGCTCCTCCGGCGGTTCCAGGCGGTCACGGTCGCTCCGCCGGACGAGGAAGAGACGCTTCAGATCCTCGAGGGCGTGCGCGAGCGGTACGAGAAGTTCCACCGCGTCCGCTACACGCCCGACGCGATCAGGACCGCCGTCTACCAGGCGAGCCGCTACATCCCCGACCGCTTCTTCCCCGACAAGGCGATCGACATCCTCGACGAGGCCGGCGCGAAGGTGAAGCTCCGCAAGACGGCGGACACGCAGAACCTCCGCAGGCTCGAGAACGAGATCAAGGGGATCGTCAAGGAGATGAAGAAGGCGATCTCCGAGAAGGACTTCGAGCGCGCCGTGTTCCTGCGCGAGCGCGAGATCGAGATCAAGGAAGAGATCGAGCGGACGAAGACGGCCGCACAGGACGAGTCCGCGGCCGTCGACGTCACCCGGGCCGACATCGAGGAAGTCATCTCGAGCTGGACCGGGATCCCCGTGACGTCGCTCCAGATGGAAGAAGCCGAGAAGCTCCTCCACATGGACGAGACGCTCAAGAAGCGCGTGATCGGGCAGGATCAGTCGATCGGCGCGATCAGCCGCGCGATCCGCCGCTCGCGGCTCGGCGTGAAGAACCCGAACCGCCCCATGGGCTCGTTCATCTTCCTCGGGCCCTCGGGCGTCGGAAAGACCGAGGCCGCGCGCCGGCTGGCGGAGTTCCTGTTCGACAACCAGAAGGCGCTCGTGCGCTTCGACATGTCCGAGTACATGGAGAAGCACGCGGTCTCCAAGCTGATCGGTTCGCCTCCGGGCTACGTCGGCCACGAGGAAGGCGGGCAGCTCACGGAGCGCATCCGCCGCCAGCCCTACTCCGTGATCCTCCTCGACGAGATCGAGAAGGCGCATCCCGACATCGCGAACCTGCTCCTGCAGATCCTCGAGGACGGGCAGCTGACGGACGCCTACGGAAACGTCGTCGACTTCAAGAACACGCTCATCATCATGACCTCGAACGTCGGGACGAAGTACCTCGTGACCGGGAGCCGCATGGGCTTCGGCGAGGGCAAGAACGCGCCCGAGCAGCGCGAGGTCGAGGAGATGGTCCTCAAGGAGCTTCGGCGGGAGTTCTCGCCGGAGTTCATCAACCGCATCGACGAGGTCATCGTCTTCAACCCGCTCGGCCTCGAGCAGCTGCGCGCGATCGGCCGCCTGCTCCTCGACGACGTCGCCGACACGCTCAAGCACCGCGGGCTCACGCTCGTCGCGAGCCAGGCCGCGGTCGACTGGCTCCTGAAGGCCTCCGGCCACGACGCGCACTCCGGCGCCCGCCCGCTCCGGCGGACGATCCAGCGGCACGTCGAGGACGCGGTATCGGAATTGCTGATCGCATCCCGAGAGCCTATCGAGTGCGTCGAAGTGACCGTGGAAGGGGACGAGCTCAAGGTCCAGATCCGGGCGCCCGAGCCCGTCGGGACGGGCCGGTAA
- a CDS encoding PLP-dependent aminotransferase family protein — protein sequence MVSVALPGEEVLGSLRADGTAARPPAPAPDTLWSQRFAQRTQRITASMIRELLKLTESPEIISFAGGLPAPEVFPIEAIRAATERVLSDWGTSALQYTTTEGYRPLRELLVRHMSRYGVKVGPENVLITSGSQQALDLIGKLLINPGDRVLTEAPTYLGALQAFNAYQADYLSVPIDDDGMDMEALDVQLRGGPKFVYALPNFQNPAGVTMSLPRRRQLVQRASALGIPIVEDDPYGQLLYEGEHLPSLVALDAETHGCASGEKTFTGNVLYLSTLSKTLAPGLRIAWVVAPEVVISKLVQIKQGADLHTSTFCQYVAYEVARGGFLDRHVKVIRRVYGERRNAMLRALDRYAPPGVRWTKPGGGLFLWATLPEGFDTVKLLDEAIAEKVAFVPGAAFYPAGGGERTMRLNFSYAAPDVIDEGIKRLCRVIEKAGERLGRHWQRTLPARD from the coding sequence ATGGTTAGCGTTGCTCTGCCCGGGGAGGAAGTCCTCGGCAGTCTGAGGGCGGACGGGACCGCCGCGCGCCCGCCCGCGCCCGCTCCGGATACGCTCTGGTCCCAGCGGTTTGCGCAGCGCACGCAGCGCATCACGGCCTCCATGATCCGGGAGCTCCTGAAGCTCACGGAAAGCCCCGAGATCATCAGCTTCGCCGGCGGGCTCCCCGCCCCGGAGGTCTTCCCCATCGAGGCGATCCGCGCCGCCACCGAGCGCGTCCTCTCGGACTGGGGCACGTCGGCCCTCCAGTACACGACGACCGAAGGCTACCGCCCCCTCCGCGAGCTCCTCGTCCGGCACATGAGCCGCTACGGCGTGAAGGTGGGCCCCGAAAACGTCCTCATCACGTCCGGCTCCCAGCAGGCGCTCGACCTGATCGGCAAGCTCCTCATCAACCCGGGCGACCGCGTCCTGACCGAGGCCCCGACGTACCTCGGGGCGCTCCAGGCGTTCAACGCCTACCAGGCGGACTATCTCTCCGTCCCGATCGACGACGACGGCATGGACATGGAGGCCCTCGACGTCCAGCTCCGCGGCGGCCCGAAGTTCGTCTACGCGCTCCCGAACTTCCAGAATCCCGCGGGCGTCACGATGAGCCTCCCGCGCCGCCGCCAGCTCGTCCAGCGCGCGTCCGCGCTCGGGATTCCGATCGTCGAGGACGACCCCTACGGCCAGCTCCTCTACGAGGGCGAGCACCTCCCGTCGCTCGTTGCGCTCGACGCCGAGACGCACGGCTGCGCGAGCGGCGAGAAGACGTTCACGGGGAACGTCCTCTACCTCTCGACGCTCTCGAAGACGCTCGCTCCCGGCCTGCGCATCGCGTGGGTCGTCGCGCCCGAGGTCGTCATCTCCAAGCTCGTTCAGATCAAGCAGGGCGCGGACCTCCACACGTCCACGTTCTGCCAGTACGTCGCGTACGAGGTCGCGCGCGGCGGCTTCCTCGACCGCCACGTGAAGGTCATACGCCGCGTCTACGGCGAGCGCCGCAACGCGATGCTCCGCGCCCTCGACCGCTACGCCCCTCCGGGCGTCCGCTGGACGAAGCCGGGCGGCGGGCTCTTCCTGTGGGCGACGCTTCCGGAGGGCTTCGACACCGTCAAGCTCCTCGACGAGGCGATCGCCGAAAAGGTGGCCTTCGTGCCGGGCGCCGCGTTCTACCCGGCGGGCGGCGGCGAGCGGACGATGCGCCTGAACTTCTCCTACGCGGCGCCCGACGTCATCGACGAGGGGATCAAGCGGCTCTGCCGGGTCATCGAGAAGGCAGGCGAGCGCCTCGGAAGGCACTGGCAGCGCACGCTACCGGCCCGGGACTAG
- the lpxA gene encoding acyl-ACP--UDP-N-acetylglucosamine O-acyltransferase encodes MMPIHPTAVVDPTASVHPTADVGPYAIVGPNVTIGARTTVGAHAVIEGPTTIGEDNRICPLAALGGPPQDLKYKGEPTTLVIGNRNMFREFCTIHRGTVTGHKTTIIGDDNLFMAYAHVAHDCTVGSRTVFANGASLAGHCTVEDDVILGGYAAVRQFLRVGRYAFVGAFSGINRDILPFVWSSSDRDVKAYKVNAVGLSRKGFSKERVDALQKAYRILHKHRHDKTALLAGLEPLAAASDDVKFLRDFIVASKEGVHGA; translated from the coding sequence GTGATGCCGATCCACCCGACCGCCGTCGTGGACCCGACGGCCTCCGTCCATCCCACCGCCGACGTCGGCCCCTACGCAATCGTCGGCCCGAACGTCACGATCGGCGCCCGCACGACCGTCGGCGCCCACGCGGTCATCGAGGGGCCCACGACGATCGGCGAGGACAACCGCATCTGCCCGCTGGCCGCGCTCGGAGGGCCGCCCCAGGACCTCAAGTACAAGGGCGAGCCGACGACGCTCGTGATCGGGAACCGGAACATGTTCCGGGAGTTCTGCACGATCCACCGCGGGACCGTCACGGGACACAAGACGACGATCATCGGCGACGACAACCTCTTCATGGCCTACGCGCACGTCGCCCACGACTGCACGGTCGGGAGCCGCACGGTCTTCGCGAATGGCGCGTCCCTCGCGGGCCACTGCACGGTCGAGGACGACGTCATCCTCGGCGGTTACGCGGCGGTGCGCCAGTTCCTGAGGGTCGGGCGCTACGCGTTCGTCGGAGCGTTCTCCGGGATCAACCGCGACATCCTGCCGTTCGTGTGGAGCTCCTCGGACCGCGACGTGAAGGCCTACAAGGTGAACGCCGTCGGCCTCTCGCGGAAGGGCTTCTCGAAGGAGCGCGTCGACGCCCTTCAGAAGGCCTACCGCATCCTCCACAAGCACCGCCACGACAAGACCGCGCTCCTCGCCGGCCTCGAGCCGCTCGCCGCGGCCTCGGACGACGTGAAGTTCCTCCGAGACTTCATCGTCGCCTCGAAGGAAGGCGTCCACGGGGCGTAG
- a CDS encoding ABC transporter ATP-binding protein yields the protein MAPDGAPLLAAEGLAKGFGSGAGRVDVFRNVSLEVRAGDLLAITGPSGCGKSTLLHLFAGLDTPDAGAVRVDGTDWSSLSPEARAALRGTTIGFVFQFHHLLPELTAEENVALPLFLAGRSEADGRKEARDVLDRVGLSARASALPRTLSGGERQRVAIARAVVRRPRILLCDEPTGSLDAVHAAAVFDLLTTVAKERAGAAIVVTHDPEWARRCASIKSLGGEGLSDGA from the coding sequence GTGGCGCCTGACGGCGCGCCGCTCCTCGCGGCCGAGGGCCTCGCGAAGGGCTTCGGCTCCGGCGCCGGGCGCGTCGACGTCTTCCGGAACGTCTCGCTCGAGGTGCGCGCGGGCGACCTTCTCGCGATCACGGGGCCGTCGGGCTGCGGAAAGTCGACGCTCCTCCACCTGTTCGCCGGGCTCGACACGCCCGACGCGGGCGCCGTGCGCGTGGACGGGACCGACTGGAGCTCCCTTTCGCCCGAGGCGCGCGCGGCCCTGCGCGGGACGACGATCGGATTCGTGTTCCAGTTCCACCACCTCCTTCCCGAGCTCACGGCGGAGGAGAACGTCGCGCTGCCGCTCTTCCTCGCGGGCCGGTCCGAGGCGGACGGGCGGAAGGAGGCTCGCGACGTGCTCGATCGCGTCGGCCTCTCGGCGCGCGCGTCGGCCCTCCCGCGGACGCTTTCCGGGGGCGAGCGCCAGCGCGTCGCGATCGCACGCGCGGTCGTGAGGCGGCCGCGGATCCTCCTCTGCGACGAGCCGACGGGCAGCCTCGACGCGGTCCACGCGGCGGCCGTTTTCGACCTCCTCACGACGGTCGCGAAAGAGCGCGCGGGGGCGGCGATCGTCGTCACCCACGACCCGGAATGGGCGCGTCGCTGTGCTAGCATCAAATCGTTGGGAGGAGAAGGCTTGAGCGACGGCGCGTAG